From Vicinamibacterales bacterium, a single genomic window includes:
- a CDS encoding type II toxin-antitoxin system Phd/YefM family antitoxin: MKTVGLAEAKATLSALLDRVEKGETITITRHGEPVAELLPIAPFRPKGLRPWGLYKGQFTVPDDFNDPLPDAELDLWEGKGDEGP; encoded by the coding sequence ATGAAGACCGTGGGCCTGGCCGAAGCCAAAGCCACCCTGTCGGCGCTGCTCGACCGCGTCGAGAAGGGGGAAACCATCACGATCACGCGGCACGGCGAGCCCGTCGCCGAATTGCTGCCGATTGCCCCGTTCCGGCCGAAAGGGCTGCGCCCGTGGGGACTCTACAAAGGGCAGTTCACGGTACCAGACGATTTCAACGATCCACTGCCGGACGCCGAACTCGATCTGTGGGAGGGGAAAGGCGACGAAGGGCCGTGA
- a CDS encoding type II toxin-antitoxin system VapC family toxin: MKLLLDTHVFLWIATDDDRLPRDLKTILRAPSNEVYLSVASSWEIAVKAQSGKLVLPMPVWAFILESRERLGIQTLSIQETAVAHVAKLPDIHRDPFDRMLVCQAIQHELTIVTSDTHVQRYPVKTMWA; this comes from the coding sequence GTGAAGCTCCTCCTCGACACCCACGTCTTCCTGTGGATCGCGACCGACGATGACCGCCTGCCGCGCGACCTGAAGACCATCCTGCGCGCGCCGTCCAACGAGGTCTACCTCAGCGTGGCATCATCCTGGGAGATCGCCGTCAAGGCGCAATCCGGGAAGCTGGTACTGCCGATGCCCGTCTGGGCGTTCATCCTCGAGTCCCGTGAGCGGCTCGGCATCCAGACCCTGTCGATCCAGGAAACGGCCGTCGCTCACGTGGCGAAGCTCCCCGACATCCACCGCGATCCCTTCGATCGCATGCTGGTCTGCCAAGCCATCCAGCACGAACTGACCATCGTCACCAGCGACACCCACGTGCAGCGCTACCCCGTCAAGACCATGTGGGCGTGA